The following proteins are encoded in a genomic region of Lactiplantibacillus plantarum:
- the pcrA gene encoding DNA helicase PcrA, whose amino-acid sequence MSKESLLAGMNDKQQEAVLDTEGPLLIMAGAGSGKTRVLTHRVAYLIEEQGVNPWNVLAITFTNKAAREMRERVGKLLGESAQEVWVSTFHALCVRILRRDIEQIGYNRAFTIAGTSEQRTLVKRILTEQNIDSKKFDPRSILSAISNAKNDLQTPEMYKESAASPFESVVADVYLQYQRELAADQAVDFDDLIMLTIQLFKQNPETLAWYQNKFHYIHVDEYQDTNNAQYTLVNLLADKYKNLCVVGDADQSIYGWRGANMENILDFEKDYPQADTVMLEQNYRSTKTILSAANAVINNNSTRRPKKLWTENEPGDKISYYRGQSESDETHFVIAKIQESMQQDKMDYGDFAILYRTNAQSRVMEESLVKANIPYTMVGGNKFYDRKEIRDVLSYLTLAVNDQDSMNFERVVNEPKRGIGQTSVEKLRLFADEAGYSMLEAASNVDMANGISARAKGALAKFAATMNELRAMREYLSVTDLTQEILDRTGYMKALKDAKATKSLEAQARIENIEEFLSVTKQFDDSYQPEDEDSDKFVDFLADLALVSDVDNVEEEPQAVTLMTLHAAKGLEFPVVFLIGMEEGIFPLSRAMMDEDELEEERRLAYVGITRAEKKLYLTNAYSRMLYGRRQNNPASRFVEEIEPELLKNENTLDGASSTGPKVPFGADRERRAFTPSYKKNPVGTRATVKKASGTGADKNSWSIGDKVKHRKWGTGTVVKVSGAGEDAELDIAFKSEGIKRLLAAFAPIQKVQD is encoded by the coding sequence GTGTCGAAAGAAAGCCTATTGGCAGGAATGAATGACAAGCAGCAAGAAGCCGTTTTAGACACAGAAGGACCGCTACTAATTATGGCCGGTGCGGGCTCGGGGAAGACCCGTGTATTGACGCACCGGGTAGCTTATTTAATTGAAGAGCAAGGGGTCAACCCCTGGAATGTTTTAGCGATTACGTTTACGAACAAGGCCGCACGCGAAATGCGTGAACGGGTTGGTAAGCTGTTAGGTGAATCGGCGCAGGAGGTCTGGGTCTCAACGTTCCATGCCCTGTGTGTCCGAATTTTACGACGTGACATTGAACAAATCGGGTATAACCGAGCGTTCACAATCGCCGGCACTAGCGAGCAACGGACCTTAGTCAAACGAATCTTGACGGAACAAAATATCGATTCGAAAAAATTTGATCCACGGTCAATCTTATCCGCAATTTCAAATGCGAAAAATGACTTACAAACGCCGGAGATGTATAAAGAATCGGCTGCCAGTCCCTTTGAGAGTGTCGTGGCAGACGTTTATTTGCAATACCAACGTGAATTAGCGGCTGATCAAGCCGTTGACTTTGATGATCTGATCATGCTGACGATTCAATTATTCAAGCAGAATCCAGAAACGCTGGCGTGGTACCAAAACAAATTCCATTATATTCACGTGGATGAATATCAAGATACTAATAACGCACAGTATACGTTAGTCAACTTGTTAGCTGACAAATATAAAAATTTGTGTGTAGTTGGGGATGCGGATCAATCCATCTATGGTTGGCGGGGTGCCAACATGGAAAATATTCTCGATTTCGAAAAGGATTATCCGCAAGCTGACACGGTGATGTTGGAGCAAAACTATCGTTCGACAAAGACAATTTTGTCGGCGGCTAATGCAGTTATTAACAATAATTCAACGCGGCGGCCGAAGAAATTATGGACTGAGAATGAACCGGGTGACAAGATTTCTTATTATCGTGGTCAGAGTGAAAGTGATGAAACTCACTTTGTCATTGCCAAGATTCAAGAAAGCATGCAGCAGGACAAAATGGACTACGGCGATTTTGCGATCCTTTATCGGACGAACGCACAATCCCGGGTAATGGAAGAGTCACTCGTTAAGGCGAACATCCCCTATACAATGGTCGGTGGTAATAAGTTCTATGACCGTAAAGAAATTCGGGACGTCTTATCCTACTTGACTTTGGCAGTGAACGATCAAGATTCAATGAACTTTGAACGGGTCGTTAATGAACCTAAGCGCGGCATTGGTCAAACGAGTGTTGAAAAATTGCGGTTGTTCGCGGATGAAGCGGGTTATTCCATGTTGGAAGCAGCTAGCAATGTTGATATGGCTAATGGCATTTCAGCACGAGCGAAGGGTGCTTTAGCGAAGTTTGCAGCGACGATGAATGAATTGCGCGCTATGCGGGAATACTTATCCGTGACGGATTTAACACAAGAGATTCTTGACCGCACGGGTTACATGAAGGCGTTGAAAGATGCTAAGGCAACGAAATCGTTAGAGGCACAAGCCCGTATCGAAAACATTGAAGAATTCTTGTCTGTCACCAAACAATTCGATGATAGTTATCAACCTGAAGATGAAGATAGTGACAAATTCGTGGACTTCTTAGCGGATTTAGCACTGGTTTCGGATGTGGATAACGTTGAGGAAGAACCCCAAGCCGTGACGCTGATGACGTTACATGCAGCGAAGGGGCTAGAATTTCCGGTTGTTTTCTTGATTGGGATGGAAGAAGGTATCTTCCCACTGTCCCGGGCAATGATGGATGAAGACGAGCTGGAAGAAGAACGGCGGTTAGCATACGTTGGGATTACGCGGGCTGAGAAGAAGCTGTACTTGACCAATGCATACTCACGGATGCTTTACGGTCGGCGGCAGAATAATCCGGCTTCCCGTTTCGTTGAAGAAATCGAACCAGAATTACTCAAAAATGAAAATACGTTGGATGGTGCAAGTAGCACTGGTCCTAAAGTTCCATTTGGTGCGGATCGTGAACGGCGTGCTTTTACACCTTCATATAAAAAGAATCCAGTGGGGACGCGGGCCACGGTCAAGAAGGCTAGTGGCACGGGTGCTGACAAGAATAGTTGGTCGATCGGTGATAAAGTCAAGCATCGTAAGTGGGGAACCGGAACGGTCGTGAAGGTCTCCGGTGCTGGTGAAGATGCTGAACTAGACATTGCTTTCAAATCTGAAGGAATCAAGCGGTTATTAGCCGCATTTGCACCGATCCAAAAAGTACAGGACTAG